The following coding sequences are from one Paenibacillus sp. FSL R5-0912 window:
- a CDS encoding ArsR/SmtB family transcription factor, with amino-acid sequence MEPAALDECDNTCNGSELEPESMALILPDRGTTDKMAEMFKALGDPTRVRLIYALSQQELCVHDLSSILDMGQSAVSHQLRYLRNLRIVKRRKEGKTVFYSLNDAHVEQIFLQTHEHIRHE; translated from the coding sequence ATGGAGCCAGCGGCACTTGATGAATGCGACAACACATGCAATGGTTCCGAGCTGGAACCGGAATCTATGGCATTGATCCTGCCTGACCGCGGGACTACAGACAAGATGGCGGAGATGTTCAAGGCACTCGGCGATCCGACAAGAGTACGGCTCATTTACGCCTTATCCCAACAAGAGTTATGTGTGCATGACTTGTCGTCGATCCTGGATATGGGACAGTCCGCTGTTTCCCACCAGCTCCGTTACTTGCGCAATCTGCGGATTGTGAAACGCCGCAAGGAAGGCAAGACTGTATTTTACTCGCTGAATGATGCACATGTGGAGCAGATCTTCCTGCAGACCCATGAGCATATCCGGCATGAATAG
- a CDS encoding ABC transporter permease: MMWRALSADWLKIRGKGLWFLVFLGPVGLIAMQGLNFGLRYDYLREQYQADLWGGLLRNVSDFVPVALYLGGTLVCSLIANIEHQTSSWKQLLALPVSRTAVFMSKLLICLMLLVVSCLLLSAGTVFLGLLLGFGTQPIPYADVLRIGFASYAAALPVIVLQLWLSLSSRNQTLPVSLGMTLSLLSLFSLFLSEWIPLSWPTLAWSAQRPWLFSGAGLLLGVIVLLPGALHFARKDVA; the protein is encoded by the coding sequence ATGATGTGGCGTGCGTTGTCAGCGGACTGGCTCAAAATCCGCGGCAAAGGCTTATGGTTCCTGGTGTTCCTCGGACCGGTCGGCCTGATTGCCATGCAGGGATTGAATTTCGGGCTCCGCTATGATTATCTGCGGGAACAATACCAGGCGGATTTGTGGGGAGGCCTGCTTCGCAATGTGTCCGATTTCGTGCCCGTAGCCCTGTATCTCGGCGGGACACTGGTCTGCTCGCTGATTGCAAATATCGAGCATCAGACGAGTTCGTGGAAGCAACTGCTGGCGTTGCCTGTCTCGCGCACGGCTGTGTTCATGTCCAAGCTGCTGATCTGCCTGATGCTACTTGTGGTGTCATGTCTCCTGCTGTCGGCAGGAACTGTCTTCCTGGGTCTGCTGCTCGGATTCGGTACACAGCCCATTCCTTATGCCGATGTCCTGCGGATAGGATTTGCTTCTTACGCAGCGGCTCTGCCTGTCATTGTGCTGCAGCTGTGGCTGTCCTTGTCCAGCCGTAACCAGACGCTTCCCGTATCTCTGGGTATGACATTGTCACTGCTCAGCCTGTTCTCGTTATTCCTCTCCGAGTGGATTCCTCTCTCCTGGCCTACCCTGGCCTGGAGTGCCCAGCGCCCCTGGTTGTTCAGCGGAGCGGGTCTGCTCCTTGGAGTCATAGTGCTGCTGCCGGGAGCCCTGCATTTCGCCCGAAAGGATGTGGCCTGA
- a CDS encoding ABC transporter ATP-binding protein, with protein MKDTVIETRDLLKEYRGRAAVKELNLNIRQGEIYGFLGPNGAGKTTTIRMLLGLIKPTSGSIEIFGRELRRNKLQILRKVGSLVESPSYYGHLSALDNLEAIRRILDVPKARIAEVLDIVSLTGEEKRPVKGYSLGMKQRLGIAAALLGSPELLILDEPTNGLDPSGIQEIRSLIKRMPEEQGITVLVSSHLLSEIEQMAGTVGIIREGQMVYQDTIAHLQEQAAGNLSLAVSEPEAALVTALRRGCGGELQEGRLILPRMSDARVSLLVKELVEDGHAVYRVEEHRQSLEEFFLQVVGGGQS; from the coding sequence AGGAATACCGTGGCCGTGCGGCCGTGAAGGAGCTGAATCTGAATATCAGACAAGGGGAAATCTATGGATTCCTCGGTCCGAACGGCGCCGGCAAAACAACAACGATCCGTATGCTGCTGGGTCTGATTAAGCCGACCTCCGGCAGTATCGAAATTTTTGGCCGGGAGCTGCGCCGTAACAAACTGCAAATCCTGCGCAAAGTAGGCTCTCTGGTGGAGTCCCCTTCCTATTACGGGCATCTGAGTGCCCTGGATAACCTGGAGGCAATCCGCCGGATTCTGGATGTGCCGAAGGCGCGCATTGCCGAGGTGCTGGATATTGTCTCGCTTACCGGGGAAGAGAAACGGCCGGTCAAAGGTTACTCGCTGGGTATGAAGCAGCGTCTCGGGATTGCCGCTGCCCTGCTTGGCAGCCCGGAGCTGCTGATTCTGGATGAGCCGACTAACGGATTGGACCCGTCAGGGATTCAGGAAATCCGCTCCCTGATTAAGCGGATGCCGGAGGAACAGGGGATCACGGTCCTGGTATCCAGCCATCTGCTTAGCGAAATCGAGCAGATGGCCGGAACCGTTGGTATTATCCGTGAGGGGCAGATGGTCTATCAGGATACGATTGCCCATCTGCAGGAGCAGGCGGCAGGCAATCTAAGCCTGGCGGTATCGGAGCCGGAAGCTGCGCTGGTGACTGCACTGCGGCGCGGGTGCGGCGGTGAGCTGCAGGAAGGAAGGCTGATCCTGCCCCGGATGAGTGATGCCAGAGTATCGCTACTGGTCAAAGAGCTGGTCGAGGATGGCCATGCGGTCTACAGAGTGGAAGAGCACAGACAATCGCTGGAGGAATTCTTCCTGCAGGTGGTTGGGGGAGGGCAATCATGA
- a CDS encoding cation diffusion facilitator family transporter, with translation MKHSKNPGTTTQNGAPDGKDAGHSGHSTHLDQSEQHQHGEHGNGGDQHSGHQHSEHGSGGHQLNGHQAADHSHSHSHSHSHSHSHSHAPDNKKGLLIALIITGGIMFLEFFGGLVTGSLALLSDSGHMLSDTASLALSLVAMIIAAKPPSSKNSYGFFRFEIMAALFNGVTLFVIAAFIMWEAYQRFFSPPAVASGTMMLIAAVGLLANLISAWSLMRKSEAKDNINIRSAYLHIMGDALGSVGALIAGLIMNLFSWYVADPIISVLVALLILRSAWGVIRQAFHILMEGTPLTVNIRDVQETLLGIEGVIDVHDLHIWTITSGLDALSGHLLIGDYTDHQQVLQQALKIVEDKFGIHHTTLQIENSSLKHRELPV, from the coding sequence ATGAAACATTCTAAAAATCCCGGCACGACAACGCAGAATGGGGCACCTGATGGTAAGGATGCGGGGCATTCGGGGCATTCAACCCACTTAGATCAATCAGAGCAACATCAGCATGGCGAGCACGGGAACGGCGGAGACCAGCACAGCGGGCATCAGCATAGTGAGCATGGGAGCGGCGGACACCAACTCAATGGGCACCAGGCTGCGGATCATTCCCATTCGCACTCACACTCACACTCGCACTCGCATTCTCATTCCCATGCACCGGATAATAAAAAAGGCCTGCTGATCGCCTTAATTATCACCGGCGGCATTATGTTTCTCGAATTCTTCGGCGGCCTTGTCACCGGCAGTCTGGCCCTGTTATCTGACTCCGGGCATATGCTCAGCGATACCGCCTCGCTGGCACTGAGCCTGGTAGCGATGATTATTGCCGCGAAGCCGCCGTCATCGAAGAACTCCTACGGGTTCTTCCGGTTTGAGATTATGGCAGCCTTGTTCAACGGGGTGACGCTGTTTGTTATCGCCGCATTTATTATGTGGGAGGCTTACCAGCGCTTCTTCTCGCCTCCGGCTGTTGCCAGCGGAACCATGATGCTGATTGCCGCTGTCGGACTGCTGGCCAATCTCATCAGCGCCTGGTCGCTGATGCGCAAGAGCGAAGCTAAAGACAATATCAATATCCGGAGCGCTTATCTGCATATTATGGGCGATGCCCTCGGCTCCGTCGGCGCCCTGATTGCCGGCCTTATCATGAATCTGTTCTCCTGGTACGTCGCAGACCCTATCATCAGTGTGCTGGTTGCCCTTCTCATCCTGCGCAGCGCCTGGGGAGTTATCCGACAGGCCTTTCATATTCTTATGGAAGGTACTCCGCTCACGGTGAATATTCGTGATGTGCAGGAAACATTGCTGGGAATCGAAGGGGTCATTGATGTGCATGATCTGCATATCTGGACGATTACCTCCGGACTGGATGCACTCAGCGGCCATCTGCTGATCGGGGATTATACTGACCACCAGCAGGTGCTGCAGCAGGCGCTTAAGATTGTGGAAGACAAATTCGGCATTCACCACACTACCCTTCAGATTGAGAATTCTTCCTTGAAGCATAGGGAGCTTCCTGTGTAA
- a CDS encoding GlsB/YeaQ/YmgE family stress response membrane protein, whose amino-acid sequence MTLLWMLIVGGVIGWLAGLIMGRDIPGGIIGNIIAGILGSWLGGMLLGSWGPKISDYYVFPSLIGAVVLIFIVSLILRSVGGRSRS is encoded by the coding sequence ATGACTTTATTATGGATGTTGATTGTTGGTGGCGTGATTGGTTGGTTGGCTGGCCTGATTATGGGCAGAGATATTCCGGGTGGTATTATCGGCAACATTATCGCCGGTATTCTAGGTTCATGGCTCGGCGGCATGCTGCTGGGAAGCTGGGGACCTAAGATCAGTGACTACTATGTCTTCCCGTCATTGATTGGTGCCGTAGTTCTGATCTTCATCGTCAGCCTGATCCTGCGTTCGGTTGGCGGACGTAGCCGTTCTTAA
- a CDS encoding L-lactate dehydrogenase, producing MKSKSRKVAIVGSGMVGSSCAYSMVNQAICDEIMMIDRTYDRAMAQALDLSHCMDFTGTRTKVYAGTSSDCAGMDVVILTAGANPKPGQTRLDVLDAAAVITREIVTEIMAGGFDGIFVVAANPVDIVTYMVWKISGLPRHRIIGTGTSIDSSRLKTLLSEVFTIDPRSVNGYALGEHGESQFVAWSHVTIGGKPILQIMEQHRERFSSLDLEDIARKTKDAGWEIFTRKGSTHFGIGSALAYITRSILNDEHKIIAVSAILDGEYGQSGVCAGAPAIIGSGGIQELLELNLSDAEMAKFEASCSVIRGGIESLQLEEKL from the coding sequence TTGAAAAGTAAATCGAGAAAAGTGGCAATCGTCGGCTCTGGCATGGTAGGTTCCAGCTGCGCCTACTCCATGGTTAATCAGGCCATCTGCGATGAGATCATGATGATCGACCGCACCTACGACCGTGCCATGGCACAAGCGCTTGACCTCTCGCACTGTATGGATTTCACCGGAACACGCACTAAGGTGTATGCAGGCACCTCCAGCGATTGCGCCGGGATGGATGTCGTCATTCTGACGGCAGGCGCCAATCCCAAACCGGGGCAGACCCGGCTGGATGTGCTGGATGCCGCCGCTGTCATTACCAGGGAGATTGTTACCGAAATTATGGCCGGAGGTTTCGACGGTATCTTTGTCGTAGCCGCGAACCCCGTTGATATTGTTACCTATATGGTATGGAAAATATCAGGCCTGCCGCGGCACCGGATCATCGGCACCGGCACCTCGATTGATTCTTCCCGCCTGAAGACGCTGCTGTCCGAGGTATTCACCATCGACCCGCGCAGCGTCAACGGTTACGCACTCGGCGAGCACGGGGAATCCCAGTTCGTGGCCTGGTCCCATGTAACGATCGGCGGCAAGCCGATCCTGCAGATTATGGAACAGCACCGCGAGCGTTTCAGCAGTCTGGACCTTGAGGATATCGCCCGCAAGACGAAGGATGCCGGCTGGGAGATCTTCACCCGCAAAGGCTCCACGCATTTCGGAATCGGCAGTGCACTGGCTTACATCACCCGTTCCATTCTGAATGATGAGCACAAAATCATCGCCGTTTCGGCGATTCTGGACGGCGAGTACGGGCAAAGCGGCGTCTGCGCAGGTGCACCGGCCATTATTGGCAGCGGCGGAATCCAGGAACTTCTGGAGCTGAACCTCAGCGATGCGGAGATGGCGAAATTCGAAGCCTCATGCAGTGTCATCCGCGGCGGAATTGAGAGTCTGCAGCTGGAAGAAAAGCTGTAA
- a CDS encoding ABC transporter permease, whose product MRPFLRIMSAERLKMSGSWVWLLVLISPLIALAVGAVADRQPDGVFTWQVLLSAMSVIHAMLFLPVLSGIFAALICRGEHSDGGWKLLLALPVRRTSVYLAKYTMVMALLAAVQLLFLAALLGMGLYRGAEGAIPWELLLTSLLGGWFACLPLAALQLAVSQGWSSFGAPLALNVCFTIPNILIANSATYGPYYPWVQPMLAMSPFGEDRFGAFNLPVESLMIVVSGSLALFLGAGLFFFWRKAV is encoded by the coding sequence ATGAGACCATTCTTGCGAATTATGTCTGCGGAGCGGCTGAAGATGTCGGGGTCCTGGGTCTGGCTGCTGGTGCTGATCAGCCCGCTGATCGCCTTGGCCGTAGGGGCTGTCGCAGACCGGCAACCGGACGGGGTATTCACCTGGCAGGTGTTGCTCAGTGCCATGTCGGTTATTCACGCCATGTTATTCCTTCCGGTGCTCTCGGGCATCTTCGCGGCTCTGATCTGCCGGGGTGAGCATAGTGACGGCGGCTGGAAGCTGCTGCTTGCCTTGCCGGTTAGACGGACCTCGGTATACCTGGCCAAATATACAATGGTTATGGCGCTCCTGGCTGCTGTGCAGCTGTTGTTTCTTGCAGCTCTGCTAGGGATGGGATTGTACCGCGGTGCAGAAGGAGCGATTCCCTGGGAGCTGCTGCTGACCAGCCTGTTAGGCGGCTGGTTCGCCTGCCTGCCGTTGGCTGCGCTGCAGCTGGCCGTATCCCAGGGCTGGAGCAGCTTTGGCGCTCCTCTTGCGCTAAATGTATGCTTCACCATCCCCAATATCCTGATCGCGAACTCAGCAACATACGGGCCGTATTATCCATGGGTGCAGCCAATGCTTGCCATGTCGCCATTCGGGGAGGACCGGTTCGGCGCGTTCAACCTGCCAGTGGAGAGTCTTATGATTGTAGTGTCCGGCAGCCTGGCGTTATTCCTGGGAGCGGGGTTGTTCTTCTTTTGGCGTAAAGCGGTATAA
- a CDS encoding methyl-accepting chemotaxis protein: MKKASLWSKMKVNEKNVKSVSLQKKWSLVILAVAIIPLLGATLFFMQYFGGVTRADSEELAESILEMNTTRIDEWINSKTSAVQELMAMHPEFDTAQPGTIFPVVKVLEDSDRQSEGYSVINKEGILSNSLNLTADVSGEAYFQEAKTSHAPAVADMSFLEQLNKNIIPVFVPAVDKDNQFAGGIAFSVTPDILTEMSKNIHVAETGYGYVISGQGNYYTSSDPERIGKNIADYAGTPEMKEAYKNILANDKGSEIYKGEDGKQVITYFRTIPSTDWKLLISVPKSEITAKVTSAQTISLIFVVIVMLVVIGISLYLTRLIVKPIVAISDVMRRVAEGHLSERVAVRSGDEIGQMSQSINDMIAGLAGIVGKIDATVAQVAVSAESVLNYASQTSNTSAEIETVVQEVARGMEDQFRGSEQSARATEEMAIGLQRIAESSVSVSDQAETVSTEVESGYLEIQATLEQMTVISTTAGKTSELINNLTGQSEQIGQIVDVISEISNQTGLLSLNASIEAARAGEHGRGFGVVANEVKKLAERTNGAIVNIVELIRQIQESTKNAAVSMEKSVVEIGDGMGKMKNVGESFNHIRSSIREVSLQIQDVSAINEQMSAGTEEITASISDMLTIARDSAESAEMVAEASTEQRNLMGKVVTSAESLNGLMSELRSEIEKFH; encoded by the coding sequence GTGAAGAAGGCGAGCTTGTGGTCAAAAATGAAAGTGAATGAAAAGAATGTAAAATCTGTATCTCTGCAGAAAAAGTGGTCGCTTGTCATTTTGGCGGTTGCCATTATCCCTCTGCTGGGAGCGACCCTCTTTTTCATGCAATACTTTGGAGGCGTAACCCGGGCGGACAGCGAGGAGCTGGCAGAGAGTATCCTGGAGATGAATACTACACGGATCGATGAATGGATAAACTCCAAAACGTCTGCGGTGCAGGAACTGATGGCCATGCATCCTGAATTCGACACCGCACAGCCGGGCACTATATTCCCGGTAGTCAAGGTGCTGGAAGACAGCGACAGGCAGTCCGAAGGCTACAGTGTCATTAATAAGGAAGGGATATTGTCAAATTCCCTTAATCTTACCGCCGATGTCAGCGGAGAAGCGTATTTCCAGGAAGCCAAGACGAGCCATGCACCGGCTGTAGCCGATATGTCTTTTTTGGAGCAGTTGAATAAAAATATCATTCCCGTCTTCGTTCCGGCAGTGGACAAAGACAATCAATTCGCCGGAGGCATCGCCTTCTCGGTAACACCTGATATTCTGACGGAGATGAGCAAGAACATCCATGTAGCCGAAACCGGTTATGGATATGTGATTTCAGGACAAGGTAATTATTATACCTCTTCGGATCCGGAGCGGATCGGGAAGAACATTGCGGACTATGCCGGAACGCCGGAAATGAAGGAAGCCTACAAGAATATACTGGCAAACGACAAGGGTTCGGAGATCTATAAGGGCGAAGACGGGAAGCAGGTCATCACCTATTTCCGTACGATCCCCAGCACAGACTGGAAGCTGCTGATCAGCGTTCCAAAGAGTGAGATTACAGCCAAAGTAACTTCTGCCCAGACTATCTCCTTGATATTCGTTGTGATAGTTATGCTGGTTGTTATCGGAATCTCCCTGTACCTTACCCGCTTGATTGTTAAGCCAATTGTAGCGATCTCCGATGTAATGAGACGGGTGGCAGAGGGTCATCTGAGTGAACGGGTGGCAGTGCGTTCCGGAGATGAGATTGGCCAGATGAGCCAGAGCATCAATGATATGATCGCAGGCCTGGCCGGAATTGTCGGCAAAATCGATGCTACAGTCGCTCAGGTAGCTGTCTCTGCAGAGAGTGTGCTGAACTACGCCAGTCAGACTTCCAATACTTCGGCGGAGATCGAGACCGTTGTCCAAGAAGTGGCGCGGGGGATGGAAGATCAGTTCAGAGGTTCGGAGCAGTCGGCCAGAGCCACAGAGGAGATGGCCATCGGACTGCAAAGAATCGCCGAATCCTCCGTCAGTGTGTCGGATCAGGCGGAAACGGTCAGTACAGAGGTAGAGAGCGGATATCTGGAGATTCAGGCTACGCTTGAGCAGATGACAGTAATCAGTACTACCGCAGGTAAGACTTCAGAGCTGATCAACAACCTGACCGGTCAATCAGAGCAGATTGGACAGATCGTGGATGTGATCTCGGAAATCTCCAATCAGACGGGGCTGCTATCACTCAATGCTTCTATTGAGGCTGCCAGAGCAGGCGAGCACGGGCGCGGCTTCGGAGTTGTAGCGAACGAAGTGAAGAAGCTGGCTGAGCGCACCAACGGCGCCATCGTGAACATTGTTGAACTGATCCGCCAGATTCAAGAATCGACGAAGAATGCTGCGGTCTCTATGGAGAAGAGCGTAGTTGAAATCGGTGACGGTATGGGGAAAATGAAAAATGTGGGCGAATCGTTCAACCATATCCGTTCTTCCATCCGCGAGGTTTCCTTGCAGATTCAGGATGTATCTGCCATCAACGAGCAAATGTCGGCCGGGACGGAAGAGATTACGGCTTCCATCTCTGATATGCTGACCATTGCCAGGGATTCTGCAGAAAGTGCCGAGATGGTTGCAGAGGCTTCAACCGAGCAGCGGAATCTGATGGGTAAGGTTGTAACCTCAGCCGAATCCCTGAATGGGCTGATGTCCGAATTGCGGAGCGAGATTGAGAAGTTCCATTAA
- a CDS encoding heavy metal translocating P-type ATPase, whose amino-acid sequence MNTVQGNVKRKWVLEGLDCANCAMKIENKVKKIEGVSSCSVNFAMKTMTLETAASAAEEVAEQAQHTVTVLEPHVKLREVTATRAVKKPLPAGSPGEVSRIATQGHDHAGGEPHSHDHAQGDAHSHAHGDAHGHAHAAAEHTHSHTAAAEHGHDHSHGHSHEHGEGGTRRILLRLAGGAVLAAAGMFLPVNGIAELLLFLAAYLIVGGEVVWAAARNIIRGQVFDENFLMALATIGAFAIGEYPEGVAVMLFYQVGELFQGMAVNRSRRSITALMDIRPEFAYLKEGSNLRKVSPEEVAVGDSIVVKPGEKVPLDGIILEGSAMMDTSALTGESVPRSTQPGNQVLSGFINRNGVVTIEVTKDFGESAVSQILELVQNATNNKAKTENFITKFARAYTPVVVITALLLAVVPPLVLSGATFSDWIYRALVFLVISCPCALVVSIPLGFFGGIGAASRNGILIKGSNFLEALNDVKVVVFDKTGTLTKGQFSVTGNYPAEGFTPHELLRIAAYAESHSSHPIAESIRSAYGDAIPGEAITDYNEISGHGIAVTVEGKAVLAGNARLMEREGIASQIPQQSGTVVHLAVDKQYAGYIVIADEVKEDAQRAIQELNALGIRKTVMLTGDTSSVAESVGRQLGIQEIHAELLPGDKVEAIERLEREKGPKEKIIFVGDGINDTPVLARADVGIAMGGLGSDAAIEAADIVIMTDEPSKIAAAIGIAGRTRTIVWQNIIFALGVKAVFLLLGAFGIATMWEAVFSDVGVTVLAVLNSMRALQPPKSR is encoded by the coding sequence TTGAATACGGTACAAGGTAATGTGAAGCGAAAATGGGTACTCGAGGGTTTGGACTGCGCGAATTGCGCCATGAAGATTGAGAATAAGGTCAAGAAGATCGAAGGGGTATCTTCCTGTTCCGTGAACTTTGCAATGAAGACCATGACGCTGGAGACCGCAGCTTCTGCTGCAGAAGAAGTAGCTGAACAGGCGCAGCATACTGTGACTGTACTTGAACCGCATGTGAAGCTGCGTGAAGTAACCGCTACGCGGGCGGTCAAGAAGCCGCTTCCTGCTGGCAGTCCAGGCGAGGTAAGCCGCATAGCTACTCAGGGTCATGACCATGCGGGTGGAGAGCCGCATAGTCATGACCATGCCCAAGGTGACGCACATAGTCATGCCCATGGTGACGCACACGGTCATGCCCATGCGGCTGCGGAGCATACCCATAGTCATACCGCTGCCGCTGAGCATGGTCATGACCACAGTCACGGCCACAGCCATGAGCACGGGGAAGGCGGTACGCGCAGAATCCTGCTGCGTTTGGCCGGCGGAGCTGTTCTGGCCGCTGCCGGGATGTTCCTCCCGGTCAATGGAATCGCAGAACTGTTACTCTTCCTGGCAGCGTATCTTATCGTCGGCGGTGAGGTAGTCTGGGCCGCCGCGCGGAATATTATCCGCGGTCAGGTGTTTGATGAGAATTTCCTGATGGCGCTGGCGACCATCGGGGCCTTTGCCATCGGAGAGTACCCGGAAGGCGTTGCGGTTATGCTCTTCTATCAGGTTGGTGAGCTGTTCCAGGGGATGGCGGTGAACCGATCACGCCGTTCGATTACAGCGCTGATGGATATCCGGCCGGAATTCGCTTACTTGAAGGAAGGCAGTAATCTGCGCAAGGTCTCGCCGGAAGAGGTAGCGGTCGGGGACAGCATCGTAGTTAAGCCGGGCGAGAAGGTGCCGCTGGATGGCATCATTCTGGAAGGCAGCGCGATGATGGATACCTCGGCACTGACCGGTGAATCCGTGCCCCGGTCTACCCAGCCGGGCAACCAGGTGCTGAGTGGCTTCATTAACCGCAACGGTGTGGTTACCATTGAGGTGACCAAGGATTTCGGCGAATCGGCGGTCTCGCAGATTCTGGAGCTGGTGCAGAATGCGACCAATAATAAAGCGAAGACAGAGAACTTCATCACGAAATTCGCCCGTGCCTATACACCGGTAGTAGTGATAACAGCCCTGCTGTTGGCGGTGGTTCCGCCGCTGGTACTCAGCGGAGCCACTTTCTCGGACTGGATCTACCGCGCACTTGTCTTTCTTGTTATTTCTTGTCCTTGTGCACTCGTCGTTTCGATTCCGCTCGGATTCTTCGGTGGCATCGGAGCCGCTTCGCGGAACGGGATTCTGATCAAGGGCAGCAATTTCCTGGAAGCCTTAAATGATGTGAAGGTTGTCGTATTTGATAAGACGGGAACCTTGACCAAAGGGCAATTCAGCGTGACTGGGAATTATCCGGCGGAAGGATTCACCCCGCATGAATTGCTGCGGATTGCCGCTTATGCCGAGAGCCATTCCAGTCATCCGATTGCCGAATCGATCCGCTCTGCTTACGGAGATGCCATCCCTGGAGAAGCCATCACGGACTATAATGAAATTTCCGGCCACGGCATTGCTGTCACAGTCGAAGGCAAGGCGGTGCTGGCCGGGAATGCAAGGTTGATGGAACGGGAGGGAATTGCAAGCCAGATCCCGCAGCAGAGCGGTACAGTGGTTCATCTGGCTGTCGATAAGCAGTATGCCGGTTATATCGTTATTGCTGATGAGGTGAAAGAGGATGCACAGCGGGCCATCCAGGAGCTGAACGCGCTGGGAATCCGCAAGACCGTCATGCTGACCGGTGATACTTCATCTGTAGCCGAATCCGTCGGCAGACAGCTGGGCATTCAGGAGATTCATGCGGAGCTGCTGCCCGGAGATAAGGTCGAAGCGATTGAACGATTGGAGCGGGAGAAGGGACCGAAGGAGAAGATTATTTTTGTCGGAGACGGGATTAATGATACTCCGGTGCTGGCTAGAGCGGATGTCGGGATCGCCATGGGCGGACTTGGTTCCGATGCAGCTATTGAAGCAGCAGACATTGTAATTATGACGGATGAACCCTCGAAGATTGCCGCCGCTATCGGTATCGCGGGGCGCACGCGGACCATTGTGTGGCAGAATATTATTTTTGCGCTGGGGGTCAAGGCCGTCTTCCTGCTGCTGGGAGCGTTCGGAATTGCTACCATGTGGGAGGCCGTATTCTCGGATGTCGGGGTAACCGTGCTTGCCGTGCTCAACAGTATGCGCGCATTGCAGCCTCCGAAATCAAGATAA
- a CDS encoding CcdC family protein has protein sequence MGNINPSLLHVGSTLGAVFMALMVIFIRLKASARPVTVRKIWIPPLGMSTGFAMFVVPEVRFPWWWAVAAFLVGWFIFAYPLIRSTRFEEREGQIYAQRSKSFAFILLGLLLIRTLLHEFINQYVSVPQSGGLFFILAFGMILHWRVFMYKHYTRMLPAEARIPQPRG, from the coding sequence ATGGGCAATATCAACCCCTCACTTCTGCATGTGGGCTCCACGCTGGGAGCCGTGTTCATGGCGCTGATGGTTATTTTTATCCGCCTGAAGGCTAGTGCCCGTCCGGTAACCGTCCGCAAAATATGGATTCCGCCGCTTGGCATGTCCACCGGATTCGCCATGTTTGTAGTCCCGGAGGTCAGATTTCCCTGGTGGTGGGCTGTTGCAGCTTTCCTGGTCGGCTGGTTTATCTTCGCCTATCCGCTAATACGCAGCACACGGTTCGAGGAACGGGAAGGACAGATTTATGCCCAGCGCTCCAAGAGCTTCGCCTTCATTCTGCTTGGACTGCTGTTGATCCGAACCCTTCTCCATGAGTTTATCAACCAATATGTATCTGTCCCGCAATCCGGCGGATTATTCTTTATTCTGGCCTTTGGCATGATTCTCCACTGGAGAGTATTCATGTATAAGCATTACACCCGGATGCTGCCTGCAGAGGCCCGAATACCACAGCCCAGAGGATAA